The Streptomyces seoulensis genome contains a region encoding:
- a CDS encoding Dabb family protein — protein sequence MIRHLVLFKLDEGVERDDPRVQAGVEAFRALGGQIEELRSWECGWNVTDRPIAYDFAINSSVEDAGALQRYLDHPAHQAGVALWRQFATWVIADYEF from the coding sequence ATGATCCGGCACCTGGTCCTGTTCAAGCTCGACGAGGGTGTCGAGCGCGACGACCCGCGCGTCCAAGCGGGCGTCGAGGCGTTCCGCGCCCTCGGCGGGCAGATCGAGGAGCTGCGCTCCTGGGAGTGCGGCTGGAACGTCACCGACCGCCCCATCGCCTACGACTTCGCCATCAACTCCTCCGTCGAGGACGCCGGCGCCCTCCAGCGCTATCTGGACCACCCCGCCCATCAGGCGGGCGTCGCCCTGTGGCGCCAGTTCGCCACGTGGGTGATCGCGGACTACGAGTTCTGA
- a CDS encoding GNAT family N-acetyltransferase: protein MSDAMTRLPAHEQHIPDYGTVRIRPLDPETDTPVVHAWVSEERAVFWGMTGLTEAQVGEIYTHMATLDTHHALLVTKDGEPAALLQTYDPAADRVGECYEVRPGDMGVHLLLAPAAPGGHRPGWTSALLTAMAQYVLLVLGNSRIVVDPDVRNTKAVARFERQGFAPGPEVVLPEIDLPDVYLPEKHARLAFLTRETAFPEATGTV, encoded by the coding sequence ATGTCTGACGCCATGACCCGACTCCCCGCCCACGAACAGCACATCCCCGACTACGGCACCGTCCGCATCCGCCCCTTGGACCCGGAGACGGACACCCCGGTGGTCCACGCCTGGGTCAGCGAGGAACGAGCCGTCTTCTGGGGCATGACCGGCCTCACGGAAGCCCAGGTCGGCGAGATCTACACCCACATGGCCACCCTCGACACCCACCACGCCCTCCTCGTCACCAAGGACGGCGAACCGGCCGCCCTCCTCCAGACGTACGACCCCGCGGCCGACCGCGTCGGCGAGTGCTACGAGGTCCGCCCCGGCGACATGGGCGTCCACCTCCTGCTCGCCCCCGCCGCCCCCGGCGGACACCGCCCCGGCTGGACCTCCGCCCTGCTGACCGCGATGGCCCAGTACGTCCTGCTGGTGCTGGGCAACAGCCGGATCGTGGTCGACCCGGACGTGCGCAACACCAAGGCCGTCGCCCGCTTCGAGCGCCAGGGTTTCGCCCCCGGCCCCGAGGTCGTCCTCCCCGAGATCGACCTGCCGGACGTGTACCTGCCCGAGAAGCACGCCCGGCTCGCCTTCCTCACCCGCGAGACCGCCTTCCCGGAGGCCACCGGTACGGTTTGA
- a CDS encoding helicase HerA-like domain-containing protein, translating to MTDSATTPAADGSGPPQLPAPAREIAAGYAFTGPALDLGALLWDGVCRPDAQVRVPLPMLNRHGLVAGATGTGKTKTLQLIAEQLSAQGVPVFLADVKGDLSGIARPGQGGERVSTRAAETGQSWSARGFPVEFLALGGIGHGIPVRATVTSFGPVLLSKVLGLNRTQEQSLGLVFHYADTKGLELIDLKDLRAVVAFLTSDEGKPELKGIGGLSTATAGVILRSLTAFEAQGMADFFGEPEFDTADLLRLAPDGRGVVSVLELPAVQDKPRLFSTFLMWLLADLFHDLPEVGDVDKPRLVFFFDEAHLLFHDASDAFLDAITQTVRLIRSKGVGVFFVTQTPKDVPSDVLGQLGNRVQHALRAFTPDDQKALKATVKTFPDSPYDLEELLTGLGTGEAVITVLSEDGAPTPVAATRLRAPESLMGPVDAGELDGAVRDSPLHGRYAQAVDRESAYERLAAAAAAPQPPAEPARKREKAPAEDPSLVEQVVGSGMFRSLARSIGSQLGREITRSLFGTARRRR from the coding sequence ATGACCGACAGCGCGACCACGCCCGCCGCCGACGGCTCCGGCCCGCCGCAACTGCCCGCCCCGGCCCGCGAGATCGCCGCCGGGTACGCCTTCACCGGCCCCGCGCTCGACCTCGGCGCGCTGCTGTGGGACGGGGTGTGCCGCCCGGACGCGCAGGTGCGGGTGCCGCTGCCGATGCTCAACCGGCACGGGCTGGTCGCGGGCGCCACCGGCACCGGGAAGACCAAGACGCTCCAACTGATCGCCGAACAGCTCTCCGCCCAGGGCGTCCCGGTGTTCCTCGCGGACGTCAAGGGCGACCTGTCCGGCATCGCGCGGCCGGGCCAGGGCGGGGAGCGGGTGAGCACCCGGGCCGCCGAGACCGGGCAGAGCTGGTCGGCGCGGGGGTTCCCGGTGGAGTTCCTGGCGCTCGGCGGGATCGGCCACGGCATCCCGGTGCGGGCCACGGTCACCAGCTTCGGGCCGGTGCTGCTGTCCAAGGTGCTGGGGCTGAACCGCACTCAGGAGCAGTCCCTCGGACTGGTCTTCCACTACGCCGACACCAAGGGCCTGGAGCTGATCGACCTCAAGGACCTGCGCGCGGTCGTCGCCTTCCTCACCTCCGACGAGGGCAAGCCCGAACTGAAGGGCATCGGCGGGCTGTCCACCGCCACCGCCGGGGTGATCCTCCGTTCGCTGACCGCGTTCGAGGCGCAGGGCATGGCGGACTTCTTCGGCGAGCCCGAGTTCGACACCGCCGACCTGCTGCGCCTCGCGCCGGACGGGCGGGGCGTGGTGTCCGTGCTGGAGCTGCCCGCGGTGCAGGACAAGCCGCGACTGTTCTCCACGTTCCTGATGTGGCTGCTGGCCGACCTCTTCCACGACCTGCCCGAGGTGGGCGACGTGGACAAGCCGAGGCTGGTGTTCTTCTTCGACGAGGCGCATCTGCTCTTCCACGACGCCTCCGACGCGTTCCTGGACGCCATCACCCAGACCGTGCGGCTGATCCGGTCCAAGGGGGTCGGCGTCTTCTTCGTGACCCAGACCCCGAAGGACGTGCCCTCCGACGTCCTCGGCCAGCTCGGCAACCGCGTCCAGCACGCCCTGCGCGCCTTCACCCCGGACGACCAGAAGGCGCTGAAGGCGACCGTGAAGACCTTCCCCGACTCCCCGTACGACCTGGAGGAACTCCTCACCGGCCTCGGTACCGGCGAGGCGGTGATCACCGTGCTCAGCGAGGACGGCGCCCCGACCCCCGTCGCCGCCACCCGGCTGCGAGCGCCGGAGTCCCTGATGGGTCCGGTGGACGCGGGCGAGCTGGACGGGGCGGTACGGGATTCGCCGCTCCACGGACGTTATGCACAGGCTGTGGACCGAGAGTCGGCGTACGAGAGGCTGGCGGCGGCAGCGGCGGCCCCGCAGCCCCCCGCCGAACCCGCCCGGAAGCGGGAGAAGGCCCCGGCCGAAGACCCCTCGCTGGTGGAACAGGTCGTCGGCAGCGGCATGTTCAGGTCGCTGGCCCGCTCGATCGGCAGTCAGCTCGGCCGGGAGATCACCCGTTCCCTCTTCGGTACGGCCCGGCGGAGGCGGTGA
- a CDS encoding HdeD family acid-resistance protein gives MEKDRERAAGEHHEPDSQLEGPLHALSKAAWQVVLLTGIASLILGILVLIWPGVTLLAVGVLFGLYLLVSGVFQLVSAFGTHKKTSLRVLAFLSGGLSILLGLLCFRGPMQSILLLALWIGIGWLIRGVTQTMAAISDKDMPARGWHIFLGIVTFIAGIVLIDSPFESVAVLTLVGGWWLIVVGIVEIITAIRIKSRAKEIPQTV, from the coding sequence ATGGAGAAGGACCGCGAGCGCGCCGCAGGCGAGCACCACGAGCCGGACTCGCAGCTCGAGGGCCCCCTGCACGCACTCTCCAAGGCGGCCTGGCAGGTCGTCCTGCTCACCGGCATCGCCTCACTCATCCTGGGCATCCTGGTGCTGATCTGGCCGGGGGTCACGCTGCTCGCGGTAGGCGTGCTGTTCGGCCTCTACCTCCTGGTCAGCGGTGTCTTCCAGTTGGTCTCCGCCTTCGGCACGCACAAGAAGACCTCGCTGCGGGTGCTGGCCTTCCTCAGCGGCGGTCTGTCGATCCTGCTGGGCCTGCTCTGCTTCCGGGGGCCGATGCAGTCGATCCTGCTGCTCGCCCTGTGGATCGGCATCGGCTGGCTGATCCGGGGTGTCACCCAGACCATGGCCGCCATCTCCGACAAGGACATGCCCGCCCGCGGCTGGCACATCTTCCTCGGCATCGTCACCTTCATCGCCGGCATCGTCCTGATCGACTCCCCCTTCGAGTCGGTGGCCGTGCTGACACTGGTCGGCGGCTGGTGGCTGATCGTCGTCGGCATCGTCGAGATCATCACCGCCATCCGGATCAAGAGCCGGGCCAAGGAGATCCCGCAGACGGTCTGA
- a CDS encoding type II toxin-antitoxin system VapB family antitoxin, producing MIFKRIGNGRPYPDHGRESTRQWADVAPRPVRLDQLVTTKQQLDLETLLAEDSTFYGDLFAHVVKWQGDLYLEDGLHRAVRAALQQRQVLHARVLELG from the coding sequence GTGATCTTCAAGCGCATCGGAAACGGCCGGCCGTACCCCGACCACGGCCGGGAGAGCACCCGGCAGTGGGCGGACGTCGCGCCGCGCCCGGTCCGCCTCGATCAGCTCGTGACCACCAAGCAGCAGCTCGACCTGGAGACGCTGCTCGCCGAGGACTCCACGTTCTACGGCGACCTCTTCGCCCATGTCGTGAAGTGGCAGGGCGACCTCTATCTGGAGGACGGACTGCACCGCGCGGTCCGCGCCGCACTCCAGCAGCGCCAGGTGCTGCACGCGCGCGTCCTCGAACTGGGCTGA
- a CDS encoding LytR C-terminal domain-containing protein, whose amino-acid sequence MSMLTPPGMGGKYRITGDTYPRMRPPRRRGRLVAAVVASVAALGVAGWGTLQLIDVFTGGDGSVSGHAADCRTKVAKAAPVKALPKPGTITVNVYNATTRSGLAKQTADELKKRGFKIGDVGNADKQFDKKVKGTGMLIGPASALDSTLPVLSTQLTDAERRTDAARKGAALDLVIGDGFKTLTQRPAADSAVTKLTAPEQVAAVTTAKKKTC is encoded by the coding sequence ATGAGCATGCTGACTCCCCCCGGCATGGGCGGCAAATACCGGATCACAGGGGACACCTACCCTCGGATGCGCCCGCCCCGGCGACGCGGCAGGCTCGTCGCCGCCGTCGTGGCCTCCGTGGCCGCGCTGGGCGTCGCCGGCTGGGGCACGCTGCAGCTCATCGACGTCTTCACCGGCGGCGACGGCTCGGTGTCCGGCCACGCGGCGGACTGCCGCACCAAGGTCGCCAAGGCGGCTCCGGTCAAGGCCCTGCCCAAGCCCGGCACCATCACCGTGAACGTCTACAACGCCACCACGCGCTCCGGGCTCGCCAAGCAGACGGCGGACGAGCTGAAGAAGCGCGGCTTCAAGATCGGCGACGTGGGCAACGCCGACAAGCAGTTCGACAAGAAGGTCAAGGGCACCGGGATGCTCATCGGTCCCGCGTCCGCGCTCGACAGCACGCTGCCGGTGCTGAGCACCCAGCTCACCGACGCCGAGCGCCGCACCGACGCCGCCCGCAAGGGCGCCGCCCTGGACCTGGTCATCGGGGACGGGTTCAAGACCCTCACCCAGCGGCCGGCGGCCGACAGCGCGGTGACCAAGCTGACCGCGCCCGAGCAGGTCGCGGCGGTCACGACCGCCAAGAAGAAGACCTGCTGA
- a CDS encoding HhH-GPD-type base excision DNA repair protein, which translates to MDVTLHLAQDPDADALLGRSPLAALTGMLLDQQIPMEWAFKGPETIARRMGTDDLDAHDIAARDPEEFAALLSEKPAVHRYPGSMAKRVQTMCQYLVEHYDGDAEAVWRDAGSGPELLKRLEALPGFGKQKAQIFLALLGKQLGVAPEGWREAAGAYGEAKSYRSVADITGPESLAKVRAHKQEMKAAAKAAKAAPPKKG; encoded by the coding sequence ATGGACGTCACCCTGCACCTCGCCCAGGACCCCGACGCGGACGCACTGCTCGGCCGCAGCCCGCTCGCCGCGCTCACCGGGATGCTGCTGGACCAGCAGATCCCGATGGAGTGGGCGTTCAAGGGCCCGGAGACGATCGCGCGCCGCATGGGCACCGACGACCTGGACGCGCACGACATCGCCGCCCGCGACCCGGAGGAGTTCGCGGCCCTGCTCTCCGAGAAGCCGGCCGTGCACCGCTATCCGGGGTCGATGGCCAAGCGGGTGCAGACCATGTGCCAGTACCTGGTCGAGCACTACGACGGTGACGCCGAGGCGGTCTGGCGGGACGCCGGCAGCGGGCCCGAGCTGCTGAAGCGGCTGGAGGCGCTGCCGGGGTTCGGCAAGCAGAAGGCGCAGATCTTCCTCGCCCTGCTCGGCAAGCAGCTCGGCGTGGCACCCGAAGGGTGGCGGGAGGCCGCCGGGGCGTACGGCGAGGCGAAGTCGTACCGCTCCGTCGCCGACATCACCGGCCCGGAGTCGCTGGCCAAGGTGCGGGCGCACAAGCAGGAGATGAAGGCGGCCGCGAAGGCCGCGAAGGCCGCCCCGCCGAAGAAGGGGTAA
- the tadA gene encoding tRNA adenosine(34) deaminase TadA translates to MRLALAEAGRAALGGDVPVGAVVLGPDGTTVLGTGHNEREATGDPTAHAEVLALRRAASALGEWRLTGCTLVVTLEPCTMCAGALVQSRVERVVYGARDDKAGAAGSLWDVVRDRRLNHRPEVVEGVLAEECARPLTEFFRGR, encoded by the coding sequence ATGCGGCTCGCCCTGGCCGAGGCCGGGCGGGCCGCGCTCGGCGGCGACGTACCCGTGGGCGCCGTCGTGCTCGGCCCGGACGGCACCACGGTGCTGGGCACCGGGCACAACGAGCGCGAGGCCACCGGCGATCCGACCGCGCACGCCGAGGTGCTGGCGCTGCGCCGGGCCGCATCCGCGCTCGGCGAGTGGCGGCTGACCGGCTGCACGCTCGTGGTGACGCTGGAGCCGTGCACGATGTGCGCGGGCGCGCTGGTCCAGTCCCGCGTCGAGCGGGTGGTCTACGGCGCCCGCGACGACAAGGCGGGCGCGGCCGGCTCGCTCTGGGACGTCGTACGCGACCGGCGGCTCAACCACCGGCCTGAGGTCGTCGAGGGCGTGCTCGCCGAGGAGTGCGCCCGGCCGCTGACCGAGTTCTTCCGGGGCCGCTGA
- the upp gene encoding uracil phosphoribosyltransferase has product MRLHVVDHPLVAHKLTTLRDQRTDSATFRRLADELVTLLAYEATRDVRTEAVDVQTPVARTTGVKLARPRPLVVPILRAGLGMLDGMVRLLPTAEVGFLGMIRNEETLQAETYASRMPDDLSGRQVYVLDPMLATGGTLVAAIRELIARGADDVTAVVLLASPEGVEVLERDLAGTPVTVVTAAVDERLNEQGYIVPGLGDAGDRLYGAAE; this is encoded by the coding sequence ATGCGTCTCCACGTCGTCGACCACCCTCTGGTCGCTCACAAGCTCACCACGCTGCGCGACCAGCGCACCGACTCCGCGACCTTCCGCCGTCTCGCCGACGAGCTGGTCACCCTGCTCGCCTACGAGGCCACGCGTGACGTGCGCACCGAGGCCGTCGACGTCCAGACTCCGGTCGCGCGGACGACCGGCGTCAAGCTCGCCCGCCCGCGCCCGCTGGTGGTGCCGATCCTGCGCGCCGGTCTCGGCATGCTGGACGGCATGGTCCGCCTGCTGCCGACCGCCGAGGTGGGCTTCCTGGGCATGATCCGCAACGAGGAGACGCTCCAGGCGGAGACCTACGCCTCCCGTATGCCGGACGACCTCTCCGGCCGCCAGGTGTACGTCCTGGACCCGATGCTGGCCACGGGCGGCACCCTGGTCGCGGCCATCCGCGAGCTGATCGCCCGCGGCGCCGACGACGTGACCGCCGTGGTGCTGCTGGCCTCCCCGGAGGGCGTCGAGGTCCTGGAGCGCGATCTCGCGGGCACCCCGGTCACCGTGGTCACGGCCGCGGTGGACGAGCGCCTGAACGAGCAGGGCTACATCGTCCCCGGCCTGGGCGACGCTGGCGACCGCCTGTACGGCGCCGCCGAGTAG
- a CDS encoding RNA polymerase sigma factor SigF yields MSAEQGSSKVLTKTVAAPQKLDALDVIDGFEGAQALDATPAPAAPAPAPDTAPAAEDTAQLPVLSGEIDTRTLSRSLFLRLAALGEDSPERGYVRDTLIELNLPLVRYAAARFRSRNEPMEDIVQVGTIGLIKAIDRFDCERGVEFPTFAMPTVVGEIKRFFRDTSWSVRVPRRLQELRLALTKASDELSQRLDRSPTVPELAAALGVSEEDVVDGLAVGNAYTASSLDSPAPEDDGGEGSLADRLGYEDTALEGVEYRESLKPLLAKLPPRERRIIMLRFFANMTQSQIGEEVGISQMHVSRLLTRTLSQLREGLVSD; encoded by the coding sequence ATGTCCGCAGAACAGGGCAGCTCGAAGGTGCTCACGAAGACCGTGGCAGCGCCGCAGAAGCTCGACGCTCTCGACGTCATCGACGGCTTCGAGGGCGCTCAGGCCCTCGACGCCACGCCCGCCCCCGCCGCCCCGGCACCGGCGCCCGACACGGCTCCGGCCGCCGAGGACACCGCGCAACTGCCGGTGCTCTCCGGGGAGATCGACACCCGCACACTCTCCCGCTCCCTGTTCCTGCGGCTCGCCGCGCTCGGCGAGGACAGCCCCGAGCGGGGCTACGTCCGGGACACCCTGATCGAGCTGAACCTCCCGCTCGTGCGGTACGCGGCGGCCCGGTTCCGCTCGCGCAACGAGCCGATGGAGGACATCGTCCAGGTCGGCACGATCGGCCTGATCAAGGCGATCGACCGCTTCGACTGCGAACGGGGCGTGGAGTTCCCGACCTTCGCCATGCCGACGGTCGTGGGCGAGATCAAGCGCTTCTTCCGCGACACCTCGTGGTCGGTGCGGGTGCCGCGCCGGCTCCAGGAGCTGCGGCTGGCGCTGACCAAGGCCAGCGACGAGCTGTCCCAGCGCCTGGACCGCTCCCCGACCGTGCCGGAGCTCGCGGCCGCGCTCGGGGTCTCCGAGGAGGACGTGGTCGACGGTCTGGCGGTGGGCAACGCCTACACCGCCTCCTCGCTGGACTCCCCGGCCCCCGAGGACGACGGCGGCGAGGGCTCGCTGGCCGACCGCCTCGGCTACGAGGACACGGCGCTCGAGGGCGTGGAGTACCGGGAGTCGCTCAAGCCACTGCTGGCCAAGCTGCCGCCGCGGGAGCGCCGGATCATCATGCTGCGCTTCTTCGCCAACATGACCCAGTCGCAGATCGGCGAGGAGGTCGGCATCTCGCAGATGCACGTCTCCCGGCTGCTGACCCGCACGCTGTCCCAGCTCCGGGAAGGTCTCGTCTCGGACTGA
- a CDS encoding siderophore-interacting protein yields the protein MGRGWEGAVLKLLRAKDFTFTVTGTEDVTPDYRRLWMTDGGLLAATGVHPTMWVRLWFSDDGRPHQRAYTVVDPDPATGTFALEFALHEGCASDWARAAGKGDTVEATVQGTGFQRPEPDPSHVLVVGDTASLPAINSLLTELGSAPATVWFEGTLDGLPSGADPERHEIREVPRREAGRHLVERVRAELPGVLSGTEHPYVWIACDTATTRALGSYVRKELNVPKARVHALGYWRAD from the coding sequence ATGGGCCGGGGCTGGGAAGGCGCGGTGCTCAAGCTGCTGCGGGCGAAGGACTTCACGTTCACGGTGACCGGCACCGAGGACGTCACCCCGGACTACCGGCGGCTATGGATGACCGACGGCGGGCTGCTCGCGGCGACCGGGGTGCACCCCACGATGTGGGTCCGCCTGTGGTTCTCCGACGACGGCCGCCCCCACCAGCGCGCGTACACCGTCGTCGACCCCGATCCCGCGACCGGCACCTTCGCCCTGGAGTTCGCCCTGCACGAGGGGTGCGCCTCGGACTGGGCCCGCGCGGCCGGGAAGGGCGACACCGTCGAGGCGACCGTGCAGGGCACCGGCTTCCAGCGCCCCGAACCCGACCCCTCGCACGTCCTCGTGGTCGGTGACACCGCCTCACTGCCCGCGATCAACTCCCTTCTCACGGAACTGGGTTCGGCCCCCGCGACCGTCTGGTTCGAGGGCACCCTCGACGGACTCCCCTCGGGCGCCGACCCGGAGCGGCACGAGATCCGCGAGGTACCGCGCCGGGAGGCGGGCCGGCACCTCGTCGAGCGGGTCCGGGCCGAGCTGCCCGGCGTCCTGTCCGGCACCGAGCACCCGTACGTGTGGATCGCCTGCGACACGGCGACGACCCGCGCCCTCGGCTCGTACGTCCGCAAGGAGCTGAACGTGCCCAAGGCGCGTGTGCACGCGCTGGGGTACTGGCGGGCGGACTGA
- a CDS encoding penicillin acylase family protein: MTTETYRDAWGIPHLRATSARELARAQGRVTAIDRAWQVEVERHRARGTSASFLGASALSWDVLVRRARLDDTARRCFAALERRDPETADWVRAYADGVNAGLPEGAARTPEFARVGLAPGRWEPWTPLGVWLGTHILFAGFPAKLWREEAIRHLGPEAVGLFATDGPGTAGSNGWLLSGARTTTGLPLIAGDPHRFLEEPGVYQQIRLSCPEFDVTGLAVPGVPGIAHFAHTGTVAWAITNAMADYQDLYRERLRRTGAGVEALSPDGGWHRAARHVEVVEVAGEAAVEIEVIETERGPVIAGGPEGLGGLEGAETSSAGVRGPGADPGDASFPEPYGEPATAVALRYPPRVTEDLGFSALLPLLRARTVADVDRALDAWAEPVNVVQAADTEGAVLHRIAGRVPLRSRTNSLRLAPAWEAGHEWQGWHTPPYATLENGVAVMANQRGPATPLGVEFAPPHRAERIRTLLGQRPTWSAADLPAIHTDTHLASAAPLLDHLAGLDALTPEATRLRESLLSWDRHMDADSTGAATYAALRTAVVRRLAAHPAFAALTEPPAYPEVLLPWMSLTARIGFALEHLLKAQELYGIDRRETVRAALEETAAAPPAGPWSDSHRVAPWRALPEGPYAEPGLAGDHDCVNCTTAVPGITDLAARGPAARYVWDLADRADSRWIVPFGADGVPGSRHHRDQLPLWLAGELAPVVTDWTRLTLEHSEISEETHV; this comes from the coding sequence GTGACCACCGAGACCTACCGCGACGCCTGGGGCATCCCCCATCTGCGCGCCACCAGTGCCCGTGAACTCGCCCGTGCGCAGGGGCGGGTGACCGCGATCGACCGCGCCTGGCAGGTGGAGGTCGAACGGCATCGCGCCCGGGGCACCTCGGCGTCCTTCCTCGGTGCCTCCGCCCTGTCCTGGGACGTGCTCGTCCGCCGCGCCCGCCTGGACGACACCGCGAGGCGCTGCTTCGCCGCGCTGGAGAGGCGGGACCCGGAGACGGCGGACTGGGTCCGCGCCTACGCCGACGGCGTCAACGCGGGCCTGCCCGAAGGGGCCGCGCGTACACCGGAGTTCGCGCGGGTGGGGCTCGCCCCCGGCCGCTGGGAGCCGTGGACCCCGCTCGGTGTCTGGCTCGGCACGCACATCCTGTTCGCCGGGTTCCCGGCCAAGCTGTGGCGCGAGGAGGCGATACGGCACCTGGGTCCGGAGGCGGTCGGGCTGTTCGCCACGGACGGCCCCGGCACCGCGGGCAGCAACGGCTGGCTCCTCTCCGGCGCCCGCACCACCACCGGCCTGCCCCTGATCGCCGGCGACCCGCACCGCTTCCTGGAGGAGCCCGGCGTCTACCAGCAGATCCGCCTCTCCTGCCCCGAGTTCGACGTCACCGGCCTCGCCGTCCCCGGCGTCCCGGGCATCGCCCACTTCGCCCACACGGGCACGGTCGCCTGGGCCATCACCAACGCCATGGCCGACTACCAGGACCTCTACCGCGAACGCCTCCGGCGGACGGGCGCGGGGGTCGAGGCCCTGTCCCCGGACGGCGGCTGGCACCGGGCCGCCCGCCATGTGGAGGTGGTGGAGGTCGCGGGGGAGGCGGCCGTGGAGATCGAGGTGATCGAGACGGAACGGGGGCCGGTGATAGCGGGCGGCCCGGAGGGTCTTGGGGGCCTGGAGGGCGCGGAGACGTCTTCCGCGGGGGTGCGTGGGCCGGGGGCCGATCCTGGCGACGCATCGTTTCCGGAGCCGTACGGCGAACCCGCCACAGCCGTCGCCCTGCGCTACCCGCCCCGCGTCACGGAAGACCTCGGCTTCAGCGCCCTGCTCCCCCTCCTGAGAGCCCGCACCGTCGCCGACGTGGACCGGGCCCTGGACGCGTGGGCCGAGCCGGTCAACGTCGTGCAGGCCGCCGACACCGAGGGCGCCGTCCTCCACCGGATCGCCGGCCGCGTCCCCCTCCGCTCCCGCACCAACAGCCTCCGCCTGGCCCCCGCCTGGGAGGCGGGCCACGAATGGCAGGGCTGGCACACACCCCCGTACGCCACCCTGGAGAACGGCGTGGCCGTGATGGCGAACCAGCGCGGTCCCGCCACCCCCCTGGGCGTCGAGTTCGCCCCACCGCACCGGGCCGAGCGCATCCGCACCCTCCTCGGACAGCGCCCCACCTGGTCCGCCGCCGACCTCCCCGCCATCCACACCGACACCCACCTGGCCTCCGCCGCCCCCCTCCTGGACCACCTCGCCGGACTCGACGCCCTCACCCCCGAAGCGACCCGCCTCCGCGAGAGCCTGCTCTCCTGGGACCGCCACATGGACGCCGACAGCACCGGGGCGGCGACGTACGCGGCCCTGCGCACGGCGGTCGTACGCCGCCTCGCCGCCCACCCCGCCTTCGCCGCCCTCACCGAACCCCCCGCCTATCCCGAGGTCCTCCTCCCCTGGATGTCCCTCACGGCCCGCATCGGCTTCGCCCTCGAACACCTGCTCAAGGCACAGGAGTTGTACGGGATCGACCGCCGCGAGACCGTACGCGCGGCCCTGGAGGAGACCGCGGCCGCGCCCCCCGCCGGCCCCTGGTCCGACTCCCACCGAGTGGCCCCCTGGCGGGCGCTCCCCGAAGGCCCGTACGCGGAACCGGGCTTGGCCGGCGACCACGACTGCGTGAACTGCACGACCGCGGTCCCCGGCATCACCGACCTGGCCGCCCGAGGCCCCGCCGCCCGCTACGTCTGGGACCTCGCCGACCGCGCCGACAGCCGCTGGATCGTCCCCTTCGGCGCGGACGGCGTACCCGGCAGCCGCCACCATCGCGACCAACTCCCCCTGTGGCTCGCGGGAGAACTCGCCCCGGTGGTCACCGACTGGACCCGGCTCACGCTCGAACACTCCGAGATCTCCGAGGAAACACATGTCTGA
- a CDS encoding RNA polymerase sigma factor SigF, with amino-acid sequence MTVSASTAPPQAEAPATLPEPSATPPPEKRRGADTRALTQVLFGELKNLTPGTPEHNRVRGALIEANLPLVRYAAARFRSRNEPMEDVVQVGTIGLINAIDRFDPDRGVQFPTFAMPTVVGEIKRYFRDNVRTVHVPRRLHELWVQVNGATEDLTTALGRSPSTAEIAERLRISEEEVLSCIEAGRSYHATSLEAAQEGDGLPGLLDRIGYEDPALDGVEHRDLVRHLLVQLPEREQRILLLRYYSNLTQSQISAELGVSQMHVSRLLARSFQRLRSANRIEA; translated from the coding sequence TTGACCGTGTCGGCCAGTACTGCGCCGCCCCAGGCGGAGGCGCCCGCGACCCTCCCAGAACCCTCCGCCACACCCCCTCCCGAGAAGCGCCGGGGCGCCGACACCCGCGCCCTGACCCAGGTGCTCTTCGGCGAGCTGAAGAACCTGACGCCGGGCACGCCGGAGCACAACCGCGTACGCGGAGCGCTCATCGAGGCCAACCTCCCGCTGGTGCGCTACGCCGCCGCCCGCTTCCGCTCCCGCAACGAGCCGATGGAGGACGTGGTCCAGGTCGGCACCATCGGGCTGATCAACGCCATCGACCGCTTCGACCCCGACCGGGGCGTGCAGTTCCCGACCTTCGCCATGCCGACCGTGGTCGGCGAGATCAAGCGGTACTTCCGGGACAACGTCCGCACCGTGCACGTACCGCGCCGGCTGCACGAGCTGTGGGTGCAGGTGAACGGGGCCACCGAGGACCTCACCACCGCGCTCGGCAGATCCCCGTCCACCGCCGAGATCGCCGAGCGCCTGAGGATCAGCGAGGAGGAGGTGCTGTCCTGCATCGAGGCCGGACGCTCGTACCACGCCACCTCCCTGGAGGCCGCCCAGGAGGGCGACGGGCTGCCCGGACTGCTGGACCGGATCGGGTACGAGGACCCGGCGCTGGACGGCGTGGAACACCGCGACCTGGTCCGGCACCTGCTCGTCCAGCTCCCCGAGCGCGAGCAGCGCATCCTCCTGCTCCGCTACTACAGCAACCTGACCCAGTCGCAGATCAGCGCCGAACTCGGTGTCTCCCAGATGCATGTGTCCCGGCTGCTCGCCCGGAGCTTCCAGAGGCTCCGGTCCGCCAACCGGATCGAGGCATGA